A portion of the Rhinopithecus roxellana isolate Shanxi Qingling chromosome 19, ASM756505v1, whole genome shotgun sequence genome contains these proteins:
- the CSNK1D gene encoding casein kinase I isoform X3, protein MELRVGNRYRLGRKIGSGSFGDIYLGTDIAAGEEVAIKLECVKTKHPQLHIESKIYKMMQGGVGIPTIRWCGAEGDYNVMVMELLGPSLEDLFNFCSRKFSLKTVLLLADQMISRIEYIHSKNFIHRDVKPDNFLMGLGKKGNLVYIIDFGLAKKYRDARTHQHIPYRENKNLTGTARYASINTHLGIEQSRRDDLESLGYVLMYFNLGSLPWQGLKAATKRQKYERISEKKMSTPIEVLCKGYPSEFATYLNFCRSLRFDDKPDYSYLRQLFRNLFHRQGFSYDYVFDWNMLKFGASRAADDAERERRDREERLRHSRNPATRGLPSTASGRLRGTQEVAPPTPLTPTSHTANTSPRPVSGMERERKVSMRLHRGAPVNISSSDLTGRQDTSRMSTSQNSIPFEHHGK, encoded by the exons GTACGGACATTGCTGCAGGAGAAGAAGTTGCCATCAAGCTTGAATGTGTCAAAACCAAACACCCTCAGCTCCACATTGAGAGCAAAATCTACAAGATGATGCAGGGAGGAG TGGGCATCCCCACCATCAGATGGTGCGGGGCTGAGGGGGACTACAACGTCATGGTGATGGAGCTGCTGGGGCCGAGCCTGGAGGACCTCTTCAACTTCTGCTCCAGGAAATTCAGCCTCAAAACCGTCCTGCTGCTTGCTGACCAAATG ATCAGTCGCATCGAATACATTCATTCAAAGAACTTCATCCACCGGGATGTAAAGCCAGACAACTTCCTCATGGGCCTGGGGAAGAAGGGCAACTTGGTGTACATCATCGACTTCGGGCTGGCCAAGAAGTACCGGGACGCACGCACCCACCAGCACATCCCCTATCGCGAGAACAAGAACCTCACAGGGACGGCGCGGTACGCCTCCATCAACACGCACCTTGGAATTG aACAATCCCGAAGAGATGACTTGGAGTCTCTGGGCTACGTGCTAATGTACTTCAACCTGGGCTCTCTACCCTGGCAGGGGCTGAAGGCCGCCACCAAGAGACAGAAATACGAAAGGATTAGCGAGAAGAAAATGTCCACCCCCATTGAAGTGTTGTGTAAAGGCTACCCTT CCGAATTTGCCACATACCTGAATTTCTGCCGTTCCTTGCGTTTTGATGACAAGCCTGACTACTCCTACCTGAGGCAGCTTTTCCGGAATCTGTTCCATCGCCAGGGCTTCTCCTACGACTACGTGTTCGACTGGAACATGCTCAAATTT GGTGCCAGCCGGGCTGCCGACGACGCCGAGCGGGAGCGCAGGGACCGAGAGGAGCGGCTGAGACACTCACGGAACCCGGCTACCCGCGGCCTCCCTTCCACAGCCTCCGGCCGCCTGCGGGGGACGCAGGAAGTGGCTCCCCCCACACCCCTCACCCCTACCTCACACACGG CCAACACCTCCCCCCGGCCTGTCTCCGGCATGGAGAGAGAGCGGAAAGTGAGTATGCGGTTGCACCGCGGGGCCCCCGTCAACATCTCCTCGTCCGACCTCACGGGCCGACAAGATACCTCTCGCATGTCCACCTCACAG AATAGCATTCCTTTCGAACACCACGGCAAGTAG
- the SLC16A3 gene encoding monocarboxylate transporter 4, whose translation MGGAVVDEGPTGVKAPDGGWGWAVLFGCFVITGFSYAFPKAVSVFFKELMREFGIGYSDTAWISSILLAMLYGTGPLCSVCVNRFGCRPVMLVGGLFASLGMVAASFCRSIIQVYLTTGVITGLGLALNFQPSLIMLNRYFSKRRPMANGLAAAGSPVFLCALSPLGQLLQDRYGWRGGFLILGGLLLNCCVCGALMRPLVAVAQPGSGPPRSSRRLLDLSVFRDRGFVLYAVAASVMVLGLFIPPVFVVSYAKDLGVPDTKAAFLLTVLGFIDIFARPAAGFVAGLGKVRPYSVYLFSFSMFFNGFADLAGSTAGDYGGLVVFCIFFGISYGMVGALQFEVLMAIVGTHKFSSAIGLVLLMEAVAVLIGPPSGGRLLDATHVYKYVFILAGAEVLTSSLILLLGNFFCIRKKPKEPQPEVAAAEEEKLHKPPADSGVDLREVEHFLKAEPEKNGEVIHTPETSV comes from the exons ATGGGAGGGGCCGTGGTGGACGAGGGCCCCACAGGCGTCAAGGCCCCCGACGGCGGCTGGGGCTGGGCCGTGCTCTTTGGCTGCTTCGTCATCACCGGCTTCTCCTACGCCTTCCCCAAGGCCGTCAGCGTCTTCTTCAAGGAGCTCATGCGGGAGTTTGGGATCGGCTACAGCGACACAGCCTGGATCTCCTCCATCCTGCTGGCCATGCTCTACGGGACAG GCCCACTCTGCAGCGTGTGCGTGAACCGCTTTGGCTGCCGGCCCGTCATGCTTGTGGGGGGCCTCTTTGCgtccctgggcatggtggctgcgTCCTTTTGCCGGAGCATCATCCAGGTCTACCTCACCACTGGGGTCATCACTG GGTTGGGTTTGGCGCTCAACTTCCAGCCCTCGCTCATCATGCTGAACCGCTACTTCAGCAAGAGGCGCCCCATGGCCAACGGGCTGGCGGCAGCAGGCAGCCCCGTCTTCCTGTGTGCCCTGAGCCCACTGGGGCAGCTGCTGCAGGACCGCTACGGCTGGCGGGGCGGCTTCCTCATCCTGGGCGGCCTGCTGCTCAACTGCTGCGTGTGTGGCGCACTCATGAGGCCCCTGGTGGCCGTGGCCCAGCCGGGCTCGGGGCCGCCGCGATCCTCCCGGCGCCTGCTAGACCTGAGCGTCTTCCGGGACCGCGGCTTCGTGCTGTACGCGGTGGCCGCCTCGGTCATGGTGCTGGGGCTCTTCATCCCGCCCGTGTTCGTGGTGAGCTACGCCAAGGACCTGGGCGTGCCCGACACCAAGGCCGCCTTCCTGCTCACTGTCCTGGGCTTCATTGACATCTTCGCGCGGCCGGCTGCGGGCTTTGTGGCGGGGCTTGGGAAGGTGCGGCCCTACTCCGTCTACCTCTTCAGCTTCTCCATGTTCTTCAACGGCTTCGCAGACCTGGCGGGCTCCACGGCCGGCGACTACGGCGGCCTGGTGGTCTTCTGCATCTTCTTCGGCATCTCCTACGGGATGGTGGGGGCCCTGCAGTTCGAGGTGCTCATGGCCATCGTGGGCACCCACAAGTTCTCCAGCGCCATCGGCCTGGTGCTGCTGATGGAGGCGGTGGCGGTACTCATCGGGCCCCCATCGGGAG GCAGGCTCCTGGATGCGACCCACGTCTACAAGTACGTGTTCATCCTGGCGGGGGCCGAGGTGCTCACCTCCTCCCTGATTTTGCTGCTGGGCAACTTCTTCTGCATTAGGAAGAAGCCCAAGGAGCCACAGCCCGAGGTGGCGGCCGCGGAGGAGGAGAAGCTCCACAAACCTCCTGCAGACTCGGGGGTGGACTTGCGGGAGGTGGAGCATTTCCTGAAGGCTGAGCCTGAGAAAAACGGGGAGGTGATTCACACCCCGGAAACGAGTGTCTGA
- the CSNK1D gene encoding casein kinase I isoform X2, with protein sequence MELRVGNRYRLGRKIGSGSFGDIYLGTDIAAGEEVAIKLECVKTKHPQLHIESKIYKMMQGGVGIPTIRWCGAEGDYNVMVMELLGPSLEDLFNFCSRKFSLKTVLLLADQMISRIEYIHSKNFIHRDVKPDNFLMGLGKKGNLVYIIDFGLAKKYRDARTHQHIPYRENKNLTGTARYASINTHLGIEQSRRDDLESLGYVLMYFNLGSLPWQGLKAATKRQKYERISEKKMSTPIEVLCKGYPSEFATYLNFCRSLRFDDKPDYSYLRQLFRNLFHRQGFSYDYVFDWNMLKFGASRAADDAERERRDREERLRHSRNPATRGLPSTASGRLRGTQEVAPPTPLTPTSHTANTSPRPVSGMERERKVSMRLHRGAPVNISSSDLTGRQDTSRMSTSQIPGRVASSGLQSVVHR encoded by the exons GTACGGACATTGCTGCAGGAGAAGAAGTTGCCATCAAGCTTGAATGTGTCAAAACCAAACACCCTCAGCTCCACATTGAGAGCAAAATCTACAAGATGATGCAGGGAGGAG TGGGCATCCCCACCATCAGATGGTGCGGGGCTGAGGGGGACTACAACGTCATGGTGATGGAGCTGCTGGGGCCGAGCCTGGAGGACCTCTTCAACTTCTGCTCCAGGAAATTCAGCCTCAAAACCGTCCTGCTGCTTGCTGACCAAATG ATCAGTCGCATCGAATACATTCATTCAAAGAACTTCATCCACCGGGATGTAAAGCCAGACAACTTCCTCATGGGCCTGGGGAAGAAGGGCAACTTGGTGTACATCATCGACTTCGGGCTGGCCAAGAAGTACCGGGACGCACGCACCCACCAGCACATCCCCTATCGCGAGAACAAGAACCTCACAGGGACGGCGCGGTACGCCTCCATCAACACGCACCTTGGAATTG aACAATCCCGAAGAGATGACTTGGAGTCTCTGGGCTACGTGCTAATGTACTTCAACCTGGGCTCTCTACCCTGGCAGGGGCTGAAGGCCGCCACCAAGAGACAGAAATACGAAAGGATTAGCGAGAAGAAAATGTCCACCCCCATTGAAGTGTTGTGTAAAGGCTACCCTT CCGAATTTGCCACATACCTGAATTTCTGCCGTTCCTTGCGTTTTGATGACAAGCCTGACTACTCCTACCTGAGGCAGCTTTTCCGGAATCTGTTCCATCGCCAGGGCTTCTCCTACGACTACGTGTTCGACTGGAACATGCTCAAATTT GGTGCCAGCCGGGCTGCCGACGACGCCGAGCGGGAGCGCAGGGACCGAGAGGAGCGGCTGAGACACTCACGGAACCCGGCTACCCGCGGCCTCCCTTCCACAGCCTCCGGCCGCCTGCGGGGGACGCAGGAAGTGGCTCCCCCCACACCCCTCACCCCTACCTCACACACGG CCAACACCTCCCCCCGGCCTGTCTCCGGCATGGAGAGAGAGCGGAAAGTGAGTATGCGGTTGCACCGCGGGGCCCCCGTCAACATCTCCTCGTCCGACCTCACGGGCCGACAAGATACCTCTCGCATGTCCACCTCACAG ATTCCTGGTCGGGTGGCTTCCAGTGGTCTTCAGTCTGTCGTGCACCGATGA
- the CSNK1D gene encoding casein kinase I isoform X1 has protein sequence MELRVGNRYRLGRKIGSGSFGDIYLGTDIAAGEEVAIKLECVKTKHPQLHIESKIYKMMQGGVGIPTIRWCGAEGDYNVMVMELLGPSLEDLFNFCSRKFSLKTVLLLADQMISRIEYIHSKNFIHRDVKPDNFLMGLGKKGNLVYIIDFGLAKKYRDARTHQHIPYRENKNLTGTARYASINTHLGIEQSRRDDLESLGYVLMYFNLGSLPWQGLKAATKRQKYERISEKKMSTPIEVLCKGYPSEFATYLNFCRSLRFDDKPDYSYLRQLFRNLFHRQGFSYDYVFDWNMLKFGASRAADDAERERRDREERLRHSRNPATRGLPSTASGRLRGTQEVAPPTPLTPTSHTANTSPRPVSGMERERKVSMRLHRGAPVNISSSDLTGRQDTSRMSTSQRSRDMASLRLHAARQGTRCRPQRPRRTY, from the exons GTACGGACATTGCTGCAGGAGAAGAAGTTGCCATCAAGCTTGAATGTGTCAAAACCAAACACCCTCAGCTCCACATTGAGAGCAAAATCTACAAGATGATGCAGGGAGGAG TGGGCATCCCCACCATCAGATGGTGCGGGGCTGAGGGGGACTACAACGTCATGGTGATGGAGCTGCTGGGGCCGAGCCTGGAGGACCTCTTCAACTTCTGCTCCAGGAAATTCAGCCTCAAAACCGTCCTGCTGCTTGCTGACCAAATG ATCAGTCGCATCGAATACATTCATTCAAAGAACTTCATCCACCGGGATGTAAAGCCAGACAACTTCCTCATGGGCCTGGGGAAGAAGGGCAACTTGGTGTACATCATCGACTTCGGGCTGGCCAAGAAGTACCGGGACGCACGCACCCACCAGCACATCCCCTATCGCGAGAACAAGAACCTCACAGGGACGGCGCGGTACGCCTCCATCAACACGCACCTTGGAATTG aACAATCCCGAAGAGATGACTTGGAGTCTCTGGGCTACGTGCTAATGTACTTCAACCTGGGCTCTCTACCCTGGCAGGGGCTGAAGGCCGCCACCAAGAGACAGAAATACGAAAGGATTAGCGAGAAGAAAATGTCCACCCCCATTGAAGTGTTGTGTAAAGGCTACCCTT CCGAATTTGCCACATACCTGAATTTCTGCCGTTCCTTGCGTTTTGATGACAAGCCTGACTACTCCTACCTGAGGCAGCTTTTCCGGAATCTGTTCCATCGCCAGGGCTTCTCCTACGACTACGTGTTCGACTGGAACATGCTCAAATTT GGTGCCAGCCGGGCTGCCGACGACGCCGAGCGGGAGCGCAGGGACCGAGAGGAGCGGCTGAGACACTCACGGAACCCGGCTACCCGCGGCCTCCCTTCCACAGCCTCCGGCCGCCTGCGGGGGACGCAGGAAGTGGCTCCCCCCACACCCCTCACCCCTACCTCACACACGG CCAACACCTCCCCCCGGCCTGTCTCCGGCATGGAGAGAGAGCGGAAAGTGAGTATGCGGTTGCACCGCGGGGCCCCCGTCAACATCTCCTCGTCCGACCTCACGGGCCGACAAGATACCTCTCGCATGTCCACCTCACAG AGGAGCAGGGACATGGCATCTCTCCGGCTGCACGCAGCCCGCCAGGGCACCCGCTGCCGTCCCCAGCGCCCACGACGCACCTACTGA